From Methylobacterium radiodurans, a single genomic window includes:
- a CDS encoding ABC transporter ATP-binding protein, which yields MPKLLIEDLHLRYGAVEVLKGIDAQFEEGSVVCLLGRSGSGKTTLLRSIAGLEEPYRGAIRIDGRPVYDAGAGVNLPPERRDLGFVFQSYALWPHKTVFENVAYGLRLRGQSKADITRRVQESLDGVGLGALGERYPSQLSGGQQQRVAIARALVYEPPVILLDEPLSNLDAKLREEARIWIRSLIKRRGITAVFVTHDQAEALAIADQVVLLDGGKLVQSGTPEDLYERPATLFASEFMGTNNTLSVAVSERRDGRVLVDLGGHRLWGVDRANGGQPAGKGVIRLEAVRLAEAPGENRVPAEYETSIYLGNQFEHLFRCGGQTVRVLSDRRAGPGPHWLECPPERLWVF from the coding sequence ATGCCTAAGCTCCTCATCGAAGATCTCCACCTCCGCTACGGCGCGGTCGAAGTCCTGAAGGGCATCGACGCCCAGTTCGAGGAAGGCTCCGTCGTCTGCCTCCTCGGGCGCTCCGGCAGCGGCAAGACCACGCTGCTGCGCTCGATCGCCGGCCTGGAGGAGCCCTACCGGGGCGCCATCCGGATCGACGGCCGCCCGGTCTACGACGCGGGCGCCGGGGTCAACCTGCCCCCGGAGCGGCGCGACCTCGGCTTCGTGTTCCAGTCCTACGCCCTCTGGCCGCACAAGACCGTGTTCGAGAATGTCGCCTACGGCCTGCGCCTGCGCGGCCAGAGCAAGGCCGACATCACCCGGCGGGTGCAGGAATCCTTGGACGGCGTCGGCCTCGGCGCACTCGGCGAGCGCTATCCCTCGCAGCTCTCGGGCGGCCAGCAGCAGCGCGTCGCCATCGCCCGGGCGCTGGTCTACGAGCCGCCGGTCATCCTCCTCGACGAGCCGCTGTCGAACCTTGACGCGAAGCTGCGCGAGGAAGCCCGGATCTGGATCCGGTCGCTGATAAAGCGGCGCGGCATCACGGCGGTCTTCGTCACGCACGATCAGGCCGAGGCGCTCGCCATCGCGGACCAGGTCGTGCTGCTCGACGGCGGCAAGCTCGTGCAGTCGGGCACCCCGGAGGATCTCTACGAGCGGCCCGCCACGCTGTTCGCCTCAGAGTTCATGGGCACCAACAACACCTTGTCGGTCGCGGTCTCCGAGAGGCGGGACGGGCGGGTGCTGGTCGATCTCGGCGGCCACCGCCTCTGGGGCGTCGACCGGGCGAACGGCGGGCAGCCGGCCGGCAAGGGCGTGATTCGCCTTGAGGCGGTGCGCCTCGCCGAGGCACCCGGCGAGAACCGGGTGCCGGCCGAGTACGAGACCTCGATCTACCTCGGCAACCAGTTCGAGCACCTGTTCCGCTGCGGCGGCCAGACCGTGCGCGTGCTCTCCGACCGGCGTGCGGGCCCCGGCCCGCACTGGCTGGAATGCCCTCCCGAGCGGCTCTGGGTTTTCTAG